A DNA window from Drosophila pseudoobscura strain MV-25-SWS-2005 chromosome 2, UCI_Dpse_MV25, whole genome shotgun sequence contains the following coding sequences:
- the osa gene encoding trithorax group protein osa isoform X10, whose product MNEKIKSPSTQGGAGAGTPAAAPPSASGSAAAAAAAAASSGAGGASVGANSASTPPTSGPPTPNNNGSDPIIQQNVGVPHPYGAPPPPGSAPGAPPDPAAVMHYHHLHQQQQQQQQQQQQHPPPPPHMQHHGGPAPPPGAPEHAPGVKDEYGAAVAHLPPPHAHPAYARYHSGDPNMDPYRYGQPPPGGKLPQPHQQQQQPQQQQQQPPGAGGSPNRPPQQQQQRYIPGQPPQGPTPTLNSLLQSSNPPPPPQHRYANSYDPQQAASAAAAAAAAAQQQQQAGGPPPPPPGHGPPPPQHQPSPYGAQQGGWAPPPRPYSPQLGPSQQYRTPPPTNTSRGQSPYPPAHGQNSGSYPSSPQQQQAQAQQQQAGQQPGSAGPGGPPPGAAQQQPQQNTPPTSQYSPYPQRYPTPPGLPAAGPNHRTAYSTHQYPEPNRPWPGGSSPSPGPGHPLPPASPHHVPQPLQQQQQPPPPHAAAGGPPPSSPGHAPSPSPQPSQASPSPHQELIGQNSNDSSSGGAHSGMGSGPPGTPNPQQVMRPTPSPTGSSGSRSMSPAVAQNHPISRPASNQSSSGGPMQQPPVGAGPPPMPPHPGLPGGPPPQQQSQQQQQASNSASSASNSPQQTPPPGPPPSQGMNNMGTPPPPPQGASGGGYPMPPHMHGGYKMGGPGQSPGAQGYPPQQPQQYPPGNYPPRPQYPPGAYATGPPPPPTSQGAGGANSMPTGAQGGGYPGRSMPNHSGGSPHGQYPPYQWVPPSPQQQAGAPPGGTMVGNHVQGKGTPPPPVVGPPPPQGSGSPRPLNYLKQHLQHKGGYGGSPTPQQGVPQGYGNGPTGMHPGMPMGPPHHMGPPHGPTNMGPPTSTPPQSMLGGQGQPPGGPDSGGPEHISQDNGISSSGPTGASGLHPVTAVVTTGPDGTPMDEVSQQSTLSNASAASGEDPQCTTPKSRKNDPYSQSHLAPPSTSPHPVVMHPGGGGPGEEFDMSSPPNWPRPAGSPQVFNSHVPVQQEPFRSTTKKSDSLCKLYEMDDNPDRRGWLDKLRSFMEERRTPITACPTISKQPLDLYRLYIYVKERGGFVEVTKSKTWKDIAGLLGIGASSSAAYTLRKHYTKNLLTFECHFDRGDIDPLPIIQQVEAGSKKKTVKAASVPSPGGGHLDAGTTNSTGSSNSQDSFPAPPGAAPNAAIDGYAGYPVGGSPYPVGASGPQPDYAAAGQMQRPPSQNNPQTPHPGSPYPSQPGAYGQYGASDQYNATGPPGQPFGQGQGQYPPQNRNMYPPYGPEGEAPPAGANQYGPYGSRPYSQPPPGGPQPPAQAVAGGPPTSGSPVAPPTGGYAPGTPTQQDYYRPPPDQSPQPRRHPDFIKDPQPYPGYNARPQIYGAWQGGAQQYRPQYPTSPAPQSWGSAPPRGAAPPPGAPHGPPIQQPAGVAQWEQHRYPPQQAPPPPPQQQQQQQQQPPYQQVAPPGQQQPQAPPQWAQMNASQPTQPGIAPPGSPLRPPSGPASQQQRMPGMPGMPPQQQAPGSQQPPQQPPHGGGIPSPGMPQVPGGMVKPPYAMPPPPSQTVGQPVGQPAPGVGMIPQKQPPIVGPGMPQTLQQPPPHQQHPHPHSHQQHPQHPQHPQHPQHQHQLPPNQQQQPGGYAPQVPVGGPGAQLVKKELIFPHDSVESTTPVLYRRKRLTKSDVCPVDPWRIFMAMRSGLLTECTWALDVLNVLLFDDSTVQFFGISNLPGLLTLLLEHFQKNLAEMFDERCEEPLDEAEDDADSGTVMCSGGLERRVRGGRQTRCVRSICSYNRKRHYENMDRKNGGSDSEDADEGIDLGQVRVQPNPEERSLLLSFTPNYTMVTRKGVPVRIQAAEQDIFVDERQKAWDIDTNRLYEQLEPVGSNAWTYGFTEPDPLDGIIDVFKSEIVNIPFARYVRSEKAKTRQDNDTATSPKPDIKQEENTTNSTEDGLQESFNKKRRLVSGDSSSEAGEGSAGVKKSKLLADEIAPPNAEVKKEPGTSGTTDASDSDCRAVDMEIESPSLQQQQQQRLTNGIASASPPLGAFDPRGTVRDAAQVLQRKRDSSYEDECYTRDEASLYLVNESQDSLARRCIALSNIFRNLTFVPGNETVLAKSTRFLAVLGRLLLLNHEHLRRTPKTRNYDREEDTDFSDSCSSLQGEREWWWDYLITIRENMLVAMANIAGHLELSRYDELIARPLIDGLLHWAVCPSAHGQDPFPSCGPNSALSPQRLALEALCKLCVTDANVDLVIATPPFSRLEKLCAVLTRHLCRNEDQVLREFSVNLLHYLAAADSAMARTVALQSPCISYLVAFIEQAEQTALGVANQHGLNFLRENPDSMGTSLDMLRRAAGTLLHLAKHPDNQSLFMQQEQRLLGLVMSHILDQQVALVISRVLYRVSRGASRMHSVEFRLLQQRQQQQQLQQLRPSENQALAASAEAAAAAATAAAAAASGSGVKLESGSGEPNADPLSGVDVKPSPAATSTTLSTSGSGMISSAINDENSNSSQQLPPAATFNDVSNSSTNSNSCGTASSNQTNNSTTNSSSNSSNSLGSQSTSTMNNAPTTPAAHITPPSVTEQQQQQQQQQQQQQQVSKAAATAALVSSNLSGSLSNATSAASAAPPPSSSSSASAASATAVSQPAAAPPPTNAGTTTAVA is encoded by the exons ATGAATGAGAAAATAAAGTCGCCGTCAACCCAGGGAGGTGCTGGGGCCGGAACCcccgctgctgctccgccCTCGGCATCTGGAAGTgcggccgccgcagcagcagcggcagccagcagtgGTGCAGGTGGTGCCAGTGTCGGTGCCAATTCCGCATCCACGCCACCCACTTCCGGCCCACCCAcgcccaacaacaacggcagcgATCCGATCATACAGCAAAATGTCGGAGTGCCGCACCCCTACGGCGCCCCGCCACCGCCTGGTTCGGCACCAGGTGCACCACCGGACCCGGCGGCGGTTATGCACTACCACCAtctgcaccagcagcagcagcaacaacaacaacagcagcagcagcatccgccgccaccgccccaCATGCAGCATCACGGCGGGCCGGCGCCGCCGCCAGGAGCACCTGAGCATGCGCCCGGCGTGAAGGACGAGTACGGTGCGGCAGTGGCTCACCTGCCACCGCCCCACGCTCATCCTGCCTACGCACGGTACCACTCTGGCGACCCCAACATGGATCCCTACCGCTACGGTCAGCCACCGCCCGGCGGCAAGCTCCCGCAgccccatcagcagcagcagcaaccacaacagcagcagcagcagccgccgggTGCGGGAGGCTCTCCCAATCggccgccacagcagcagcagcaacgttACATCCCTGGCCAGCCGCCGCAGgggcccacgcccacgctgaACTCCTTGCTGCAGTCCTCGAatccgccgccgcccccgcaGCACCGCTATGCGAATAGCTACGATCCCCAACAAGCAGCctcggcagcggcggcggcggcagcagcagcccaacaacaacaacaggcggGCGGACCCCCGCCTCCTCCACCAGGACATGGACCGCCTCCGCCGCAGCATCAGCCATCGCCGTACGGAGCGCAACAGGGCGGCTGGGCACCGCCCCCCCGACCCTACAGTCCACAACTGGGGCCGTCGCAGCAGTATAGGACGCCACCACCG ACGAACACTTCCAGGGGTCAATCGCCCTATCCGCCAGCTCACGGTCAAAATTCAGGTTCCTATCCTAGttcgccgcagcagcagcaggcacaggcacaacagcagcaggcgggtCAGCAGCCTGGTAGCGCGGGACCGGGAGGACCTCCGCCGGGCGCcgcacagcaacagccgcagcagaacACACCGCCAACATCTCAATATTCGCCGTACCCGCAACGATACCCCACTCCGCCTGGACTGCCGGCCGCGGGACCCAATCATCGAACTGCCTACTCGACGCACCAG TATCCGGAACCGAATCGGCCCTGGCCCGGCGGCTCTTCGCCCAGTCCTGGTCCCGGACATCCATTGCCGCCCGCCTCCCCGCACCATGTGCCGCAGCctctgcaacaacaacagcagcccccTCCGCCGCATGCCGCCGCCGGAGGACCCCCACCCAGCAGCCCAGGCCATGCGCCCAGTCCCTCGCCACAGCCCTCGCAGGCATCCCCCTCGCCGCATCAG GAGCTGATTGGACAGAACAGCAACGACAGCTCTAGCGGCGGGGCGCACAGTGGCATGGGCTCCGGTCCTCCCGGCACACCCAATCCCCAGCAAGTCATGCGGCCCACCCCCTCACCCACTGGCTCATCCGGATCGCGTTCCATGTCCCCAGCAGTGG CACAAAATCATCCAATCTCGCGTCCGGCGAGCAACCAGTCGAGCAGCGGTGGTCCCATGCAGCAGCCACCCGTAGGAGCCGGTCCACCACCAATGCCCCCTCATCCGGGTCTACCCGGCGGGCCGCCGCCTCAGCAGCAatctcagcagcagcagcaggcctcGAACTCCGCCTCATCCGCGAGCAACTCGCCGCAACAGACCCCGCCACCGGGCCCGCCGCCCAGTCAAGGAATGAACAACATGGGCACGCCCCCACCTCCACCTCAGGGTGCGTCCGGCGGGGGCTACCCGATGCCGCCGCACATGCACGGAGGCTACAAGATGGGCGGACCGGGCCAGAGTCCGGGAGCGCAAGGCTATCCcccgcagcagccgcagcaataTCCACCAG GCAACTACCCGCCACGGCCGCAGTATCCGCCGGGGGCCTACGCAACCGGACCCCCACCGCCACCAACCAGCCAAGGCGCCGGAGGAGCCAACAGCATGCCAACTGGAGCCCAGGGCGGTGGCTATCCGGGACGCTCCATGCCCAATCACAGCGGCGGAAGTCCACACGGGCAATATCCGCCGTATCAGTGGGTGCCGCCGTCGCCGCAGCAACAAGCCGGTGCTCCACCGGGCGGTACGATGGTTGGCAATCACGTGCAGGGCAAGGGCACACCGCCGCCTCCGGTGGTGGGTCCACCGCCTCCTCAAGGCAGTGGCTCGCCACGCCCACTCAACTATCTGAAGCAGCATTTACAGCACAAAGGTGGCTACGGAGGCAGCCCCACGCCACAGCAGGGCGTGCCGCAAGGCTACGGCAACGGCCCGACCGGAATGCACCCTGGCATGCCAATGGGTCCGCCCCACCACATGGGCCCGCCGCACGGGCCCACCAACATGGGTCCGCCCACGAGCACCCCGCCCCAGTCGATGCTCGGGGGCCAGGGACAGCCGCCCGGCGGCCCGGACAGCGGAGGCCCCGAGCACATATCGCAGGACAACGGGATAAGCTCTTCAGGCCCGACGGGCGCCTCCGGGCTGCACCCGGTCACGGCGGTGGTCACCACTGGTCCCGATGGGACGCCCATGGATGAAGTCAGTCAACAGAGCACGCTCTCGAATGCATCAGCGG CATCCGGCGAAGATCCCCAATGCACCACACCAAAGTCGCGCAAGAATGATCCTTATAGCCAAAGTCATTTAGCCCCACCGAGTACGTCGCCGCATCCCGTTGTGATGCATCCGGGCGGCGGCGGTCCCGGCGAGGAGTTCGACATGAGTTCGCCACCCAATTGGCCGCGTCCGGCTGGCAGCCCG CAGGTGTTCAACAGCCACGTGCCCGTGCAGCAGGAGCCCTTCCGCAGCACCACAAAGAAGTCGGATTCCCTGTGCAAGCTGTACGAAATGGACGACAATCCGGACAGGCGAGGATGGCTGGACAAGCTGCGGTCGTTCATGGAGGAGCGACGGACGCCGATCACCGCCTGCCCAACCATCTCAAAACAGCCACTCGATTTATATAggttatatatttatgtaaaagAACGTGGCGGATTCGTCGAG GTGACCAAGAGCAAGACCTGGAAGGACATTGCCGGGCTACTGGGAATCGGGGCCAGCAGCAGTGCGGCCTACACGCTGCGGAAGCACTACACCAAGAATCTGCTGACCTTCGAGTGCCACTTTGACCGCGGCGACATCGATCCCCTGCCCATCATCCAGCAGGTGGAGGCCGGCAGCAAGAAGAAGACGGTCAAGGCCGCCTCCGTCCCCTCGCCA GGTGGTGGCCATTTGGATGCTGGGACAACCAACTCGACAGGCTCGTCGAACTCGCAGGACTCATTCCCGGCCCCGCCAGGCGCCGCCCCGAACGCCGCGATCGATGGCTATGCCGGCTATCCGGTGGGCGGCAGTCCATACCCCGTGGGCGCCAGCGGGCCGCAGCCGGACTATGCGGCGGCTGGCCAGATGCAGCGCCCGCCCTCGCAGAATAACCCGCAGACACCTCATCCCG GCTCTCCCTATCCATCACAACCAGGAGCTTATGGGCAGTACGGTGCGAGCGATCAGTACAATGCCACGGGGCCGCCTGGCCAGCCGTTTGGACAGGGCCAAGGACAGTATCCGCCACAGAACCGCAATATGTACCCTCCCTACGGGCCGGAGGGGGAAGC TCCACCGGCTGGTGCCAATCAGTATGGACCCTATGGCAGTCGGCCGTACAGTCAGCCCCCGCCAGGGGGGCCCCAGCCGCCGGCGCAAGCAGTTGCGGGTGGGCCGCCCACGAGTGGATCGCCTGTGGCGCCACCCACTGGCGGCTATGCACCAGGAACACCCACGCAGCAGGACTACTATCGACCACCACCCGATCAG AGCCCGCAGCCGCGAAGGCATCCCGACTTCATCAAGGATCCACAGCCGTATCCAGGCTACAATGCAAGACCACAGATTTACG GTGCATGGCAAGGCGGTGCGCAGCAGTATCGACCCCAGTACCCGACCTCTCCCGCACCTCAGTCCTGGGGCAGTGCTCCGCCCCGCGGGGCAGCACCTCCGCCTGGGGCACCGCACGGTCCGCCGATACAACAGCCAGCAGGAGTGGCCCAGTGGGAGCAGCACAGGTATCCGCCACAGCAGgccccgccgccgcctccccaacagcagcagcagcaacaacaacagccaccaTACCAGCAGGTGGCACCAcccggccagcagcagccgcaggcgCCTCCCCAGTGGGCCCAGATGAACGCTAGCCAGCCCACGCAGCCGGGCATAGCTCCTCCAGGATCCCCGCTGAGGCCCCCGTCTGGCCCGGCaagtcagcagcagcggatgcCCGGCATGCCTGGCATGCCACCCCAGCAGCAGGCTCCGGGAAGCCAGCAGCCACCCCAGCAACCGCCACACGGAGGCGGCATCCCCTCGCCAGGCATGCCCCAGGTGCCCGGGGGGATGGTGAAGCCACCGTATGCCATGCCACCGCCGCCATCTCAGACGGTGGGCCAGCCCGTCGGTCAGCCGGCACCCGGCGTTGGAATGATTCCGCAGAAACAGCCGCCCATCGTCGGTCCGGGAATGCCGCAGACGCTGCAGCAGCCACCtccccaccagcagcatccacatccgcattcgcaccagcagcacccacAGCATCCACAGCATCCCCAGCACccccagcatcagcaccagctgCCGCCtaatcaacagcagcagcccggcGGCTATGCTCCGCAGGTGCCCGTAGGCGGTCCTGGGGCTCAGTTGGTGAAGAAGGAGCTGATCTTCCCGCACGACAGCGTGGAGTCGACGACCCCGGTGCTGTACAGGAGGAAGCGATTAACCAAGTCGGATGTGTGCCCAGTGGATCCGTGGCGGATATTCATGGCCATGCGATCTGGACTGCTGACAGAGTGCACGTGGGCCCTGGACGTGCTCAATGTGCTACTCTTCGACGACTCCACGGTGCAATTCTTCGGCATCTCGAATCTGCCTGGcctgctgacgctgctgctggagcacTTCCAGAAGAATCTCGCCGAGATGTTCGACGAACGCTGTGAGGAGCCACTGGACGAGGCGGAAGACGACGCGGACAGTGGCACGGTGATGTGCTCGGGTGGCCTCGAGCGCAGGGTGCGGGGCGGACGACAGACGCGCTGTGTGCGGAGCATCTGCAGCTACAACCGGAAGCGCCACTACGAGAATATGGACCGGAAGAACGGCGGCAGCGACTCCGAGGACGCCGACGAAGGCATCGATCTGGGCCAGGTGAGAGTGCAACCCAACCCCGAAGAGCGATCCCTGCTGCTCTCCTTCACGCCCAACTACACGATGGTCACCAGGAAGGGTGTGCCCGTGCGCATTCAGGCGGCGGAGCAGGACATCTTCGTCGACGAGCGCCAGAAGGCGTGGGACATTGACACCAACAGGCTGTACGAACAGCTGGAGCCGGTGGGCAGCAATGCCTGGACCTACGGCTTCACCGAGCCAGATCCCCTCGACGGCATCATCGACGTCTTCAAGTCTGAGATCGTAAACATTCCATTCGCACGCTATGTCCGCTCCGAGAAGGCGAAAACGCGGCAGGACAATGACACGGCCACCAGCCCCAAGCCGGACATCAAGCAGGAGGAGAACACGACGAATAGCACTGAGGATGGGCTCCAGGAGTCCTTCAACAAGAAGCGCCGCCTGGTCAGCGGCGACAGCAGCAGTGAAGCCGGCGAAGGATCTGCCGGTGTCAAGAAATCCAAGCTGCTGGCTGACGAGATCGCCCCGCCAAACGCCGAGGTGAAAAAGGAACCGGGAACCTCCGGGACGACGGACGCCAGTGACAGCGATTGTCGCGCCGTCGACATGGAGATCGAGTCGCCCAgcctgcagcaacagcaacagcagcgtcTAACCAACGGAATAGCCTCCGCCTCCCCGCCCTTGGGCGCCTTCGATCCCAGAGGGACGGTGCGGGATGCGGCGCAAGTGCTGCAGCGGAAACGCGACTCCAGCTACGAGGACGAGTGCTACACGCGGGACGAGGCATCGCTCTACCTGGTGAACGAGAGCCAGGACTCGCTTGCACGCCGCTGCATCGCTCTCTCGAACATTTTCCGCAATCTGACCTTCGTGCCCGGCAACGAGACGGTGCTGGCCAAGTCGACGCGATTCCTGGCCGTCCTGgggcgcctgctgctgctgaaccACGAGCACCTGCGGCGCACCCCCAAGACGCGCAACTACGACCGAGAGGAGGACACCGACTTCAGCGACTCGTGCAGCTCGCTGCAGGGGGAGCGCGAGTGGTGGTGGGACTACCTGATCACCATTCGGGAGAACATGCTGGTGGCGATGGCCAACATAGCCGGCCACCTGGAGCTCTCCCGCTACGACGAGCTGATCGCCCGCCCACTCATCGACGGACTGCTTCACTGGGCTGTATGTCCCAGCGCCCACGGCCAGGACCCGTTCCCCTCGTGCGGCCCCAACTCTGCGCTCTCCCCGCAGCGCCTTGCGCTCGAGGCGCTTTGCAAGCTGTGCGTGACGGATGCGAACGTGGACCTGGTCATTGCGACGCCACCGTTCTCCCGCCTCGAGAAGCTGTGCGCGGTGCTGACGCGCCACCTGTGCCGCAACGAGGACCAGGTGCTGCGCGAGTTCTCTGTGAATCTGCTGCACTACCTGGCGGCGGCGGACAGTGCCATGGCGCGGACGGTGGCCCTGCAGTCGCCATGCATTTCGTATCTGGTGGCCTTCATCGAGCAGGCCGAGCAGACGGCCCTGGGCGTGGCCAACCAGCACGGACTCAACTTCCTGCGGGAGAACCCCGACTCGATGGGCACCAGCCTGGACATGCTGCGGCGGGCGGCCGGCACTCTGCTGCACCTGGCCAAGCATCCGGACAACCAGTCTCTCTTcatgcagcaggagcagcggctCCTAGGGCTGGTCATGTCCCACATTCTCGACCAGCAGGTGGCCCTGGTCATCTCCCGGGTGCTGTACCGCGTGTCGCGCGGAGCCAGCCGGATGCACTCGGTGGAGTTCAGACTCttgcagcagcgacagcagcagcaacagctgcagcagctgcgtcCTTCGGAGAATCAAGCTCTGGCCGCAAGTGcggaagcagcagccgccgcagcaacagcagctgcagcggcagccagtGGCAGCGGTGTGAAATTGGAGTCTGGGAGTGGAGAACCGAACGCTGATCCGCTGAGTGGCGTCGATGTCAAGCCCTCGCCAGCAGCCACATCCACGACTTTGTCCACATCCGGCAGCGGAATGATCTCCTCGGCGATCAATGAtgagaacagcaacagcagccagcagctgccgccgGCAGCCACCTTCAACGACgtgagcaacagcagcaccaacagcaacagctgcggGACGGCCAGCAGCAACCAGACCAACAACAGtaccaccaacagcagcagtaacagcagcaacagcctaGGCAGCCAGTCCACCTCCACCATGAACAATGCCCCGACCACGCCAGCAGCACACATAACTCCACCATCGGTcaccgagcagcagcagcagcaacagcaacagcagcagcagcagcagcaggtgagCAAAGCCGCCGCCACAGCCGCACTGGTGTCCTCGAACCTCAGCGGGAGCCTGAGCAATGCCACTTCAGCTGCATCTGCAGCGCCGCcaccatcctcctcctcctcagcgAGTGCGGCCTCGGCCACGGCCGTGTCGCAACCGGCGGCGGCACCACCGCCAACGAATGCAGGAACGACGACAGCCGTTGCGTAG